In the genome of Paenibacillus sp. FSL R5-0766, one region contains:
- a CDS encoding NB-ARC domain-containing protein yields MEPNSPTPCIVGLTQQLEVLSNWLASPNVNSQIFSISGIGGIGKTTLLTEMAAEARRCSTVTLWMDGQFCLQTPRAFLSHLEMSLETEYGRTRVADTPLLAHVVEELTRQRTVVIIDNCETIDRIDSWLLSSLLPMLVTSTSEFLLIVASRTGLPIQWHTNLVWGNQIHSFALELFTRKEVHEYVQSSGLPPLVQQDIVHKTDGHPLLLALTVDMLRRQGREREDYAQQIPGILSAELLKEATSPYMYEALQMLSLFPAADQTMLNQLLSHPLNALDYTALSTLSCVHTGAGGLSLHQLVSRMLREDYERRDPSHYQMMRSRVLELLMERYPSLNKLLQMQIAAHILELYRDQLPSTHAYTDFTGIRQREVEQQMSFEPGDLPYLQRFLAESLARSDWQSELIENGQYSSLLDDIANYAPAGIRVIRNPDRVPLAFCAGLWLHDQTLSILEQYSPDIRKMLGDPVNSARGCSPEAADTICILLAAVDVGQSSYRPEELGGMLFQSWLIDAMSGLRAIIPTADRQLNMLLPHLGFEESTMPSQPYAREDMHVWELDFRQATFEVWVQRILRQNIRTAGCIPQEAPRILSRDEVRLMLHHIYDDKVLEEMVPLQAMGCEGVRARELVVSILHADPPTYPLTNLEQRILRESYLHKNYRKSELAEALHMSRATFYRHSRQGFIHLGHAFTQRWMALK; encoded by the coding sequence GTGGAACCAAATTCCCCTACGCCATGTATTGTCGGTTTGACTCAGCAATTGGAGGTATTATCCAATTGGCTTGCTTCACCTAATGTCAATTCACAAATATTTTCAATTTCGGGAATTGGAGGGATTGGCAAGACGACACTCCTCACGGAGATGGCGGCAGAGGCCAGACGATGTTCAACGGTTACCTTGTGGATGGACGGACAGTTCTGCCTGCAGACGCCGCGCGCTTTTCTGTCTCATCTGGAGATGAGTCTGGAAACGGAGTATGGTCGAACACGTGTCGCAGATACACCACTTCTTGCACATGTTGTTGAAGAGCTTACCCGTCAACGGACTGTCGTGATTATTGATAACTGTGAAACAATAGATCGGATCGATAGCTGGCTGTTATCCAGCCTGCTTCCCATGCTAGTAACAAGCACAAGCGAATTCTTGCTTATTGTGGCTTCTCGGACAGGTCTGCCCATTCAGTGGCATACGAATCTTGTATGGGGCAATCAGATTCATTCTTTTGCTTTGGAGCTTTTCACTCGCAAAGAGGTTCACGAATATGTGCAGTCAAGCGGTTTGCCACCCCTCGTACAGCAGGATATCGTACACAAAACAGATGGACACCCGCTGTTGCTGGCGTTAACAGTGGATATGCTGCGACGTCAGGGAAGGGAGCGAGAGGACTACGCACAACAGATACCCGGCATATTGAGTGCAGAGTTACTCAAGGAAGCAACCTCTCCTTATATGTATGAGGCTTTGCAGATGCTGTCGCTGTTCCCGGCAGCGGATCAGACGATGCTGAACCAGTTGTTGAGTCATCCTCTGAATGCATTGGATTACACGGCACTGAGTACTTTATCCTGTGTGCACACTGGAGCCGGAGGCCTTTCTCTGCATCAGTTGGTATCCCGGATGTTAAGGGAGGATTATGAAAGGCGCGACCCCAGCCATTATCAAATGATGCGTTCCAGGGTACTGGAGCTGCTTATGGAGCGGTATCCTTCATTGAACAAACTGTTGCAAATGCAGATTGCGGCCCACATATTGGAGTTGTACCGTGATCAATTGCCCTCGACCCATGCATATACGGATTTCACAGGGATACGTCAACGGGAAGTGGAACAGCAGATGTCTTTTGAACCTGGAGATCTTCCTTACTTGCAGCGTTTTCTTGCCGAATCGCTGGCACGTTCGGATTGGCAATCGGAGCTTATCGAGAACGGACAGTATTCTTCATTATTAGATGATATTGCTAATTATGCGCCGGCGGGGATACGTGTCATTCGGAATCCGGACAGGGTACCTTTGGCTTTCTGTGCCGGACTTTGGTTGCATGACCAAACGTTATCCATATTGGAGCAATATTCTCCTGATATTAGAAAAATGCTAGGTGACCCGGTCAACTCGGCACGCGGATGCTCTCCTGAAGCGGCTGATACCATATGTATCCTGTTAGCTGCGGTAGACGTGGGACAGTCTTCTTATCGGCCTGAGGAACTGGGCGGCATGCTGTTTCAATCCTGGCTAATTGATGCAATGAGCGGTCTGCGTGCAATCATTCCCACTGCGGACAGACAACTAAACATGTTACTCCCTCATTTGGGATTTGAGGAGTCGACGATGCCCTCTCAGCCATATGCCAGGGAGGATATGCATGTATGGGAACTGGATTTCAGGCAGGCAACCTTTGAGGTCTGGGTTCAGCGTATTCTAAGGCAGAACATTCGGACTGCAGGCTGCATCCCGCAGGAAGCCCCCCGTATCTTGTCCCGGGATGAGGTCAGACTGATGCTTCACCATATATATGATGATAAGGTACTTGAGGAGATGGTTCCTTTACAGGCAATGGGGTGCGAAGGAGTGAGGGCACGGGAGTTGGTCGTAAGCAT
- a CDS encoding S-layer homology domain-containing protein, with protein MKKRLSMMKVLLVLIMIAGQMGEYSSVNAEGEPDGPNAIPPVENGWIQVSTKEQLMYINQNQELYLTENIRLTADIDLTGIDWIPFGGNDYVPFSGTFDGQGHWITGLEINNDTRLSNGFFGQANGRIQYINLRADIKGGSNTGALVGFQSGGSIDHVYTEGTVRSGHIYKSVTPTGGIVGLLSNARLSHSSSAAFVTVGESDNLHGGGLIGSQAMGSISDSYFTGNLANEPVKDHPTSHIYAGGIVGYQLSSTDEYNILKNTYSTGAISTLNPRSYSSWGAIGGYVYKTNITDTYYDTMTSGMTVGASDPYQSTIEIYGKTTTEMKQQATYTGWDFTDTWNIHPAINNGYPYLRPAILTTALPQAVQNESYSMDLAGYDGARSGLTWTASGLPQGLSLSPSGELGGTPTQSGTYSVNLSLLDGGSATTERILQLVVVTKTPGIADASVQPGLEVGATSITAAQTQTGHSFAYILDRTDINPPWVGDILPEGAVTYISGDDIPGTSPGQAVDLFEVTEDENTGKYLIQAWQHFTLEQKHIRQFVPVNGLHLEPSQLDLTSGGPSAKLTAIIDPEDTTNKTIHWSSSNEAVATVDMHGEVQPVTAGTAIITVTSEDGSHTATATITVFPQAGTVTGSVYDTEMTPLEEVSVSVESIGVFTDSQGHFTLEQIPVGARTLVVRAKGYNTTERSVEVLAEQAVDMGMITLKPLATPQPEPHPSPGTTPAPSPASGSESFSGFPNVLPPAEDPATLKLEINGLDIKSTASTEIAPDGQTVIRLKPDTASLMQAFSGAELGILIRINLDSPVVFLDLPGKSLQSIQKPSETSVTFEVNGTSYELPLNTLPPLTDNMTVTMGIGKVSPSTISTLNATVAKQGYELIGTPMKFTLYIDGKQTEHANHKYSKRILPLPAQVDPATSTAVWIDAEDQMHFVPSLFTMDARLTQAIIFTPQNSMFAVVSANHAFADMKDHWGRTDVEMLANKFIVQGVSHNTFAPKKEISRAEFAALLVRSLGLPEHQPTSNFDDITSDQWYAGAVGTAQAAGLLNGYGDGSFRPDAAITREQMASVLVRTLKFAGMMPQPNTDVLDMLADRTTLSPWASSPVSILLEEGLMKGTQTNMFSPKELVTRAQSAAVLSRMLQYMKFINSPQ; from the coding sequence ATGAAGAAACGTTTATCCATGATGAAAGTACTGCTTGTACTCATCATGATCGCGGGACAAATGGGAGAGTACAGCTCTGTGAATGCAGAAGGAGAACCTGACGGGCCAAATGCCATTCCTCCGGTTGAGAACGGCTGGATCCAGGTATCTACCAAAGAACAGCTTATGTATATTAACCAAAATCAGGAGCTTTATCTGACAGAGAACATCCGCCTGACTGCGGATATCGACTTGACGGGAATAGACTGGATTCCATTTGGCGGCAATGACTACGTACCGTTCAGTGGAACATTTGATGGACAGGGGCATTGGATCACTGGCTTGGAGATAAACAACGACACACGATTGTCCAATGGTTTTTTTGGTCAAGCCAACGGCCGCATTCAATATATTAACCTGAGGGCAGATATTAAAGGTGGCTCCAATACAGGCGCACTTGTCGGCTTTCAATCCGGGGGGAGCATTGATCATGTCTATACGGAAGGAACTGTACGAAGCGGGCACATCTACAAAAGTGTCACTCCTACAGGGGGCATCGTAGGATTACTGAGCAATGCACGTCTGTCTCACTCTTCCTCCGCTGCTTTCGTTACAGTAGGCGAATCTGACAATTTGCATGGTGGTGGACTTATAGGTTCCCAGGCAATGGGGAGCATAAGCGATTCTTACTTTACCGGTAATCTAGCTAACGAGCCTGTCAAGGACCATCCTACCTCCCATATATATGCTGGAGGAATTGTAGGTTATCAGTTAAGCAGCACAGATGAATACAATATCCTCAAAAATACATATTCAACTGGCGCGATCTCCACACTGAATCCGAGAAGCTACTCCAGTTGGGGGGCGATCGGTGGATATGTCTACAAAACAAATATAACGGATACATACTACGATACGATGACATCGGGTATGACTGTCGGAGCAAGCGATCCTTATCAAAGCACAATTGAGATCTATGGGAAAACAACAACAGAAATGAAGCAGCAGGCTACTTATACTGGATGGGATTTTACAGATACCTGGAACATTCATCCTGCAATCAACAATGGCTATCCTTATCTGCGCCCTGCCATATTAACAACCGCGCTGCCTCAGGCGGTTCAGAATGAATCCTACTCCATGGACCTGGCAGGTTATGATGGAGCGCGCTCAGGACTTACCTGGACAGCCTCCGGACTTCCCCAAGGATTAAGCTTGAGCCCTTCTGGTGAGCTGGGCGGTACACCGACACAATCCGGCACGTACTCTGTAAACCTCTCGCTGCTGGATGGAGGCTCCGCCACAACTGAACGTATTCTGCAACTTGTCGTTGTTACGAAGACTCCAGGCATTGCGGATGCGTCGGTTCAGCCCGGACTAGAGGTGGGCGCAACGAGCATTACAGCAGCGCAGACGCAAACGGGGCATTCCTTTGCCTACATCTTGGATCGCACGGACATCAATCCTCCATGGGTTGGGGATATACTACCTGAGGGTGCGGTAACCTATATTTCAGGTGACGATATTCCTGGTACAAGTCCAGGGCAGGCTGTAGACCTCTTTGAAGTGACAGAAGATGAAAATACAGGGAAATATCTCATTCAGGCGTGGCAGCACTTCACCCTGGAACAAAAGCACATTCGTCAGTTCGTTCCGGTTAACGGTCTTCATCTGGAGCCATCTCAACTGGACCTGACCTCTGGTGGGCCCTCGGCTAAACTGACAGCAATCATTGATCCAGAAGACACTACAAACAAGACCATTCACTGGAGCTCCAGTAATGAGGCTGTCGCCACCGTGGATATGCATGGGGAAGTCCAGCCTGTGACTGCAGGTACAGCCATTATTACGGTTACATCTGAAGATGGCTCCCATACAGCAACGGCAACCATCACTGTATTTCCCCAAGCTGGAACAGTTACCGGGTCTGTATATGACACAGAAATGACTCCACTGGAGGAAGTCTCCGTTTCTGTGGAAAGCATCGGTGTATTTACAGACAGCCAGGGGCATTTTACACTGGAACAGATCCCTGTAGGAGCCCGAACACTTGTTGTACGCGCCAAAGGCTATAATACAACTGAACGAAGCGTCGAAGTACTGGCAGAGCAGGCCGTGGATATGGGCATGATTACATTAAAGCCCCTTGCTACCCCGCAGCCAGAGCCGCACCCATCACCGGGTACAACTCCAGCACCTTCACCAGCTTCAGGATCGGAATCGTTCTCAGGGTTCCCAAATGTTTTGCCACCGGCCGAAGATCCAGCTACACTCAAGCTTGAAATTAACGGTCTGGACATCAAATCAACAGCCTCAACAGAGATAGCTCCTGACGGTCAGACTGTAATCCGACTCAAACCTGATACAGCTTCTCTCATGCAAGCCTTCAGTGGTGCAGAATTGGGAATACTAATCCGCATTAATCTGGATTCTCCTGTCGTATTCCTGGATCTGCCGGGTAAGTCGTTACAGAGTATTCAAAAGCCATCGGAAACCAGTGTAACTTTCGAGGTCAATGGAACGAGTTATGAACTGCCCCTGAACACTTTACCCCCACTGACTGACAACATGACTGTTACCATGGGTATTGGAAAAGTCTCTCCTAGCACCATCAGCACTCTGAATGCTACGGTGGCGAAGCAAGGCTATGAACTCATCGGCACTCCTATGAAATTTACCTTATATATCGACGGGAAGCAGACAGAACATGCTAATCACAAATATAGCAAACGAATCCTTCCACTCCCTGCACAGGTTGATCCCGCCACATCAACGGCCGTTTGGATCGATGCAGAAGATCAGATGCATTTTGTTCCTTCCCTGTTCACCATGGACGCCCGGTTGACACAAGCTATCATTTTCACTCCCCAGAACAGCATGTTTGCAGTTGTCTCTGCGAATCATGCGTTTGCGGACATGAAAGATCACTGGGGACGAACCGACGTCGAAATGCTTGCGAACAAATTCATTGTCCAGGGGGTAAGCCATAATACCTTTGCGCCAAAGAAAGAGATTTCACGTGCCGAATTCGCTGCATTGCTAGTCCGTTCCTTGGGATTGCCTGAGCACCAGCCAACATCCAATTTTGACGATATCACTTCAGATCAATGGTATGCTGGAGCCGTAGGGACTGCACAGGCTGCTGGCTTACTCAACGGTTACGGTGATGGCTCATTTAGACCGGATGCAGCCATTACCCGTGAACAAATGGCCTCTGTCCTCGTCCGTACATTGAAGTTTGCAGGAATGATGCCTCAGCCGAACACGGATGTACTGGATATGTTAGCGGATAGAACTACTCTCTCCCCGTGGGCTTCCAGCCCTGTATCCATTTTGCTGGAAGAAGGTTTGATGAAAGGTACACAAACCAACATGTTTTCTCCTAAGGAACTGGTTACTCGGGCTCAGAGTGCGGCAGTATTGAGCCGAATGCTGCAATATATGAAATTTATCAACAGCCCGCAGTAG
- a CDS encoding iron ABC transporter permease, whose translation MSSVQGSKPAMNWRTISIYGGGLTALIVLFFVSLCYGEASIPLHVVWDALTGRQDSLEHNMVWDLRMPRTMIGILAGGALAVAGALLQTITRNPLAASDTLGINAGAYFVVVLGAIAFPGVLSQSPFLFAALGGLLAAFAAYFMGGGRTSSPVRLALSGMIVSMVLGSFTSALHIFFSMETQGLFLWGSGTLVQNDWSGVFYALPWVVGITLLALILSRQWDMLELDESTASSLGQKVTLARAVGLILAVLLAAVIVSVIGPIGFVGLVAPHLVRLSGVRSNRLLLPGVFIWGAALLVGADVLAKMVHNSSMELPTGAVMAIIGAPWLIWLVLTRMKAANGSGMSTSMSTGGAARRFAFGPMAVLFSVITVVLILLSTMFGGMRIPLADWLPSLFQSDGLFSALIQLRIPRTLVAAGAGAALAISGVLIQMAVRNPLADASIVGVSSGAGLGAMMVIILWPGLPIYLLPIAAIIGAAIAAVVVFSLAWKKGLNPSAVVLLGIAMSAIAGAGIQILIVRGAVYGSSGYIWLTGSTYARTWEQVRVIGLFLVILVPVAWWLARRFELLVFDDNSASGLGLGVRRTRLLAMTVGVLLAAGAVACVGTVGFIGLIAPHMVRLLTGNKLRRSMFLSALAGAVMLVLADTIGRTVMAPTEIPSGILIAIIGTPYFLYLMYRSNWRKSMK comes from the coding sequence ATGAGTTCGGTTCAAGGATCTAAGCCAGCTATGAATTGGCGCACAATAAGCATATATGGGGGCGGTCTAACCGCTCTCATCGTGCTTTTTTTTGTAAGTCTGTGTTATGGAGAAGCTTCCATTCCTTTGCATGTCGTTTGGGACGCTCTTACAGGCAGACAGGATTCATTAGAGCACAATATGGTCTGGGACTTGCGCATGCCGCGTACAATGATTGGTATTCTTGCGGGTGGCGCACTGGCTGTTGCGGGCGCTTTGCTGCAAACGATTACTCGTAATCCATTGGCTGCTTCAGATACGCTGGGCATTAATGCAGGCGCATACTTTGTGGTGGTTCTGGGAGCTATCGCTTTTCCAGGCGTGTTAAGTCAGTCGCCTTTTCTTTTCGCAGCACTAGGTGGTTTGCTGGCAGCATTTGCGGCTTATTTCATGGGCGGCGGACGAACATCAAGCCCGGTTCGACTTGCATTGTCCGGTATGATTGTATCGATGGTGCTTGGTTCATTTACAAGTGCATTACATATTTTTTTCTCCATGGAGACTCAAGGGTTGTTCCTTTGGGGCTCCGGAACACTTGTCCAGAATGACTGGAGTGGTGTGTTTTATGCTTTGCCTTGGGTGGTTGGTATTACCCTTCTCGCGTTAATCCTGTCCAGACAGTGGGATATGCTGGAGTTGGATGAATCAACGGCTTCTTCCTTGGGACAAAAGGTTACATTGGCTCGTGCAGTAGGGTTAATTCTTGCTGTATTGCTGGCTGCTGTGATTGTCAGTGTAATTGGGCCGATTGGCTTCGTGGGACTGGTCGCACCACATCTGGTTCGATTGAGTGGTGTACGTTCTAACCGATTACTTTTACCCGGTGTGTTCATATGGGGCGCAGCGCTCCTGGTTGGAGCAGATGTCCTCGCCAAGATGGTGCATAACTCCAGCATGGAGCTGCCAACAGGTGCGGTTATGGCGATCATTGGTGCACCGTGGCTCATCTGGCTTGTTCTTACACGCATGAAGGCTGCAAACGGATCAGGCATGTCAACTTCAATGAGCACAGGAGGAGCTGCACGTCGCTTTGCATTTGGCCCGATGGCTGTATTATTTTCTGTCATAACCGTCGTGCTTATCTTGCTCAGTACGATGTTTGGCGGTATGCGAATTCCGCTGGCCGATTGGTTGCCGAGTCTATTCCAATCGGATGGACTGTTCTCCGCGCTGATTCAGCTTCGGATTCCGCGTACTCTTGTTGCCGCAGGTGCAGGAGCTGCACTGGCAATTAGCGGTGTGCTCATTCAGATGGCGGTACGTAACCCGCTGGCAGATGCTTCAATTGTTGGTGTGTCCTCAGGTGCAGGGCTTGGAGCGATGATGGTCATCATCTTATGGCCGGGTCTTCCGATATACTTGCTGCCAATTGCGGCAATCATCGGTGCAGCCATTGCTGCAGTGGTGGTGTTCTCCCTCGCCTGGAAGAAAGGACTGAACCCTTCGGCGGTTGTGTTGCTAGGGATCGCGATGTCTGCCATTGCTGGAGCAGGTATTCAGATTCTGATTGTCCGTGGTGCGGTATACGGTAGCAGCGGATATATCTGGCTGACAGGAAGCACCTATGCTCGTACCTGGGAACAGGTGAGGGTTATCGGATTATTTTTAGTTATTCTGGTACCGGTGGCTTGGTGGCTGGCACGCAGATTCGAACTACTGGTATTTGACGACAATAGTGCATCCGGGCTTGGTCTCGGAGTACGTCGTACACGATTATTAGCCATGACAGTTGGTGTATTACTTGCAGCAGGTGCGGTTGCTTGTGTAGGAACCGTTGGTTTTATCGGGCTGATTGCACCACATATGGTTCGGTTACTGACGGGGAATAAGTTAAGACGTTCGATGTTTTTATCCGCATTAGCGGGTGCAGTCATGCTGGTGCTCGCCGATACAATCGGCAGAACCGTCATGGCACCGACAGAGATTCCATCAGGCATACTCATTGCGATCATCGGTACACCGTACTTCCTGTATCTCATGTATCGTTCCAACTGGCGCAAGTCGATGAAGTAA
- a CDS encoding iron-siderophore ABC transporter substrate-binding protein, protein MKKGLNGLLIMLAFVLVLAGCGKTATTTDTSQGSDSGSAPAEETAGPVTVKHKRGELKLDKPAERVVTLEWTYTEDVVALGVQPVGNADNANYKVWVTSEAALDDSVTDIGTRSEPNLEAIAALKPDLIIANADNNTAVYDQLNAIAPTIEYDPYDGDGYDYDKMTEIFNNIATALGKEDKAKEVLSNLDQHYVEAKEKLAAAGKENFNFALTQAFTYQNAVSLRMFTDNSVVIGTLDKIGLVNDWQPDKVENYGFSTVGIESLTDVKDSNFIYITQPDDDVFGTAMKDNSVWNGLNFVKEKRTYQLDSTTWTFGGPISSKVLVDGVVEAITK, encoded by the coding sequence ATGAAAAAAGGGTTGAATGGACTGTTGATTATGCTGGCCTTTGTGCTGGTTTTGGCGGGTTGTGGTAAAACCGCGACTACAACAGATACAAGTCAAGGTAGTGACTCCGGTAGTGCTCCGGCTGAAGAGACAGCAGGTCCTGTTACCGTGAAGCATAAACGTGGAGAGCTTAAGCTGGACAAGCCAGCAGAACGTGTCGTTACGCTTGAATGGACATATACGGAAGATGTCGTTGCCCTGGGTGTTCAACCAGTAGGTAACGCAGATAACGCTAACTATAAAGTGTGGGTAACATCCGAAGCAGCACTGGATGACAGTGTAACGGATATCGGAACACGCAGTGAACCAAATCTGGAAGCTATTGCTGCATTGAAGCCAGATCTCATCATTGCTAATGCAGATAATAACACGGCGGTTTACGATCAGCTTAATGCGATTGCCCCAACGATTGAATATGATCCGTATGATGGTGACGGCTATGATTATGACAAGATGACAGAGATCTTTAATAACATTGCAACAGCTCTCGGTAAAGAAGACAAAGCAAAAGAAGTTCTGAGTAATCTCGATCAGCACTATGTAGAAGCCAAAGAAAAACTGGCTGCTGCGGGGAAAGAAAACTTCAACTTTGCACTGACACAAGCGTTCACATATCAAAATGCAGTCAGCCTGCGTATGTTTACCGATAACTCGGTTGTGATTGGTACCTTGGACAAAATCGGACTGGTTAACGATTGGCAGCCGGACAAAGTTGAAAACTATGGCTTCTCTACAGTAGGCATTGAATCCTTAACTGATGTGAAGGACAGTAACTTCATTTATATTACACAACCAGACGATGACGTCTTTGGCACAGCCATGAAAGATAACTCGGTATGGAACGGACTGAACTTTGTGAAGGAAAAACGCACATATCAACTCGATAGCACAACATGGACATTTGGTGGACCGATCTCCTCCAAAGTATTGGTTGATGGGGTAGTCGAGGCGATTACCAAATGA
- a CDS encoding CueP family metal-binding protein, translating to MKKQMMVIASVAVVIVIGTYLFASNTGKEEAGTANGPNIKKLVEDISTRKETPESASINAKQLIVTDQDKHTTTYDLPENEFFLSIAPYVDQTHPCAIHSLTGCQGEMSNKEFSVTIHDSQGNTFMKDEVMKSGANGFMDFWVPRDRTYLIRIVGDGKVAETQLSTYENDNTCITTMQLS from the coding sequence ATGAAAAAACAAATGATGGTCATTGCAAGTGTTGCAGTTGTGATTGTAATCGGAACCTACCTGTTTGCAAGCAATACGGGCAAGGAAGAGGCAGGTACAGCCAATGGGCCTAACATCAAAAAATTGGTGGAAGATATCAGCACAAGAAAAGAGACACCGGAATCTGCCTCCATTAATGCCAAACAGTTAATCGTCACAGATCAAGATAAACATACGACTACATATGATTTGCCTGAGAATGAGTTTTTCCTTTCCATTGCACCCTATGTGGACCAGACCCATCCCTGTGCAATTCATAGCTTGACCGGTTGTCAGGGAGAAATGAGTAATAAGGAATTCAGTGTTACCATTCACGATTCTCAAGGCAACACTTTTATGAAAGATGAAGTGATGAAGTCTGGTGCAAACGGATTTATGGATTTTTGGGTGCCTAGAGACAGAACCTATCTGATTCGTATTGTTGGAGATGGAAAGGTTGCAGAAACGCAATTGTCTACATATGAAAATGATAATACATGCATCACTACGATGCAGTTGAGTTAA
- a CDS encoding NAD(P)/FAD-dependent oxidoreductase — protein sequence MTTETQLDIYDITIVGGGPAGMYASFYSGMRAMCTKIIEAKQELGGFMRTYPEKLIWDVGGVDPIRCEKLIESLERQARTFDPTIVFGQEIAELERREDGVFVLISKTGERHYTRTILLCAGRGMTQVQKLDVEGANRYELTNLHYTVTDLSRFAGKRVLISGGGDSAVDWANEMGKIASEVTVAHRRHAFTGHESPVAQMKAQASVMTPFSISRLYGTGDKIDRVELAHVETGEITHVEVDEVVVSHGYDRDFGNLVQWGLAREDYGISVDERMRTSIPGVFGAGDFITYGSKVRLIAGAFNDAVLAVNSAKTYLEPAASDMAGVSSHNARFYEKNKALSNT from the coding sequence ATGACAACGGAGACACAATTGGATATTTATGATATTACCATCGTTGGTGGGGGACCTGCTGGAATGTACGCCTCCTTTTATAGTGGCATGAGAGCCATGTGTACCAAAATCATTGAAGCCAAACAGGAGCTGGGTGGATTCATGCGTACGTACCCGGAGAAGCTGATCTGGGATGTAGGCGGGGTTGATCCGATTCGCTGTGAGAAGCTGATTGAATCGCTGGAGAGACAAGCGAGAACGTTCGATCCAACGATTGTATTTGGGCAGGAAATAGCCGAGCTTGAACGACGTGAGGATGGTGTATTTGTACTCATTTCCAAAACAGGCGAGCGTCATTACACACGTACCATCCTGTTATGTGCGGGCAGAGGCATGACTCAGGTGCAAAAGCTGGATGTCGAGGGTGCCAATCGGTATGAGCTGACGAACCTGCACTATACCGTAACTGATCTATCCCGATTTGCCGGGAAGCGTGTTCTGATCTCGGGTGGCGGTGATTCCGCAGTTGACTGGGCGAATGAAATGGGCAAGATCGCAAGTGAAGTTACGGTGGCACACAGACGTCATGCATTTACCGGACACGAGTCGCCAGTTGCTCAGATGAAAGCTCAAGCGAGCGTCATGACGCCATTTAGCATCTCACGCTTATACGGTACAGGTGACAAAATCGATCGTGTTGAGCTGGCCCATGTAGAAACTGGTGAGATCACACATGTTGAAGTGGATGAAGTTGTCGTAAGCCATGGGTATGATCGTGATTTTGGTAACCTTGTGCAATGGGGACTGGCGCGGGAAGATTACGGCATATCGGTGGATGAACGGATGCGCACCAGTATTCCCGGCGTATTTGGAGCAGGGGACTTCATCACTTATGGCAGCAAAGTTCGACTGATCGCAGGTGCTTTTAACGATGCGGTGCTCGCAGTCAACAGTGCCAAGACCTATCTGGAACCTGCTGCTTCCGATATGGCGGGTGTATCTTCTCACAATGCCCGGTTTTATGAAAAAAACAAAGCTCTCTCCAATACGTAG